A part of Paenibacillus donghaensis genomic DNA contains:
- a CDS encoding LysR substrate-binding domain-containing protein has product MDIRKLHYFIAVAEELHFHRAAEKLNMTQPPLSQQIQALEQELGVKLFERNKRQVRITPAGSIFLEEAKMILSQLERSIKTVQLASQGIIGHLNIAFIGSAEGGIMVDVLKIFRERFPQIQLNLREMTSAQQWQALHDGTLHIGFLRFIEPAKDINHYSLNNETLVAVLPDQHPLAKLPTLSVSSLHSEPFIFFPRHLGLPFHDLIMGFCAEHGVYPNVVQEAIQMYTIVNLVAANLGVSIVPSSVSVFQRSGVVFRPFEETAPPVPFYAAWRTDTNQAIISAFVEILKEKNPS; this is encoded by the coding sequence ATGGATATACGAAAATTACATTACTTTATTGCTGTAGCAGAAGAGCTTCACTTCCATCGTGCAGCGGAGAAATTAAATATGACACAGCCTCCATTAAGTCAGCAGATTCAAGCTCTGGAACAAGAACTTGGCGTAAAACTATTTGAACGGAACAAACGTCAAGTTCGGATCACGCCAGCGGGTTCCATTTTTTTAGAGGAAGCCAAAATGATCTTATCTCAACTGGAGCGATCTATTAAAACTGTACAGCTGGCAAGTCAAGGCATCATTGGACATTTAAACATTGCTTTTATCGGGTCCGCAGAGGGTGGAATTATGGTCGATGTTCTGAAAATATTCCGGGAACGTTTCCCGCAAATTCAGCTGAATCTACGGGAGATGACCTCTGCCCAGCAATGGCAGGCCTTGCATGACGGTACCCTTCATATTGGATTCCTGCGCTTCATTGAGCCGGCAAAGGATATTAATCATTATAGCTTAAACAACGAAACCCTTGTTGCCGTATTACCTGATCAACATCCGTTGGCTAAGCTGCCGACATTGTCTGTCTCATCTTTGCATTCAGAACCATTCATCTTTTTCCCGCGTCATCTCGGACTTCCTTTTCATGATCTTATCATGGGCTTCTGCGCAGAGCATGGCGTTTATCCCAATGTTGTACAGGAAGCGATCCAGATGTATACCATTGTAAACCTTGTGGCTGCGAACCTGGGGGTTTCCATTGTCCCTTCTTCGGTTTCCGTGTTCCAACGCAGCGGTGTCGTGTTTCGTCCCTTTGAAGAAACCGCGCCGCCCGTCCCCTTCTATGCCGCTTGGAGAACGGATACGAATCAGGCAATCATTTCTGCGTTTGTGGAGATTTTAAAAGAAAAGAATCCCTCGTAA
- a CDS encoding protein adenylyltransferase SelO — MTEKKEIVDAGWSFDNSYASLPESLLTRLKPTPVRLPKLIILNDPLATSLGLKGSALRSKDNVAVLAGNEVPEGAMPLAQAYAGHQFGHFTMLGDGRAVLLGEQITPLGERVDIQLKGSGRTPYSRRGDGRAALGPMLREYIISEAMHALGIATTRSLAVVTTGELIIRETEQPGAILTRVAASHLRVGTFQYVSAWGTTEDLQALADYTWQRHYPQADAGENRYLSLLQGVIKRQAELIAKWQLVGFIHGVMNTDNMALSGETIDYGPCAFLDTYDPETVFSSIDVQGRYAYGNQPHIAAWNLARFAETLLPLLHDNENQAVKLAEEAISDFTEMYHRNWLTGMRAKLGIFNEEQQDVSLIEGLLGMMQKYGVDYTNTFRALTLGKPEDTLLLGTEEFAQWHELWQARLGRQAESLTSSQQLMYSSNPALIPRNHRVEEALEAAVKHEDYSVMERLLEVLSNPYAYSPEQADYTTLPETSSCQYRTFCGT, encoded by the coding sequence ATGACTGAGAAAAAAGAAATTGTAGATGCAGGCTGGAGCTTCGACAATAGTTATGCCAGTCTGCCGGAATCTTTGCTTACAAGGCTCAAGCCAACGCCTGTTCGCTTACCGAAGCTGATCATTCTTAATGATCCGTTGGCAACCTCTCTGGGGTTGAAAGGCTCAGCATTGCGAAGCAAAGATAATGTAGCGGTTCTTGCAGGCAATGAGGTACCTGAAGGTGCTATGCCTCTTGCTCAGGCTTACGCAGGACATCAATTCGGACATTTCACCATGTTAGGAGACGGCAGAGCAGTGCTGCTTGGCGAACAGATCACTCCCCTGGGCGAGCGGGTTGATATTCAGCTTAAAGGCTCTGGCAGAACGCCATACTCCCGCCGGGGTGATGGCCGGGCGGCACTTGGGCCGATGCTACGGGAATATATTATTAGCGAAGCCATGCATGCGCTTGGGATTGCTACCACCCGTAGTTTGGCGGTGGTAACAACCGGTGAGTTGATAATCCGGGAAACTGAGCAGCCGGGTGCCATTCTGACCCGTGTGGCAGCCAGTCATCTGCGCGTCGGGACCTTTCAATACGTCTCAGCCTGGGGTACAACCGAGGATCTGCAGGCCCTGGCAGATTACACATGGCAAAGACATTATCCGCAAGCGGATGCTGGTGAGAATCGTTATCTTTCTCTGCTTCAGGGAGTGATCAAACGTCAGGCTGAGCTGATTGCCAAATGGCAGCTCGTCGGCTTTATTCACGGTGTGATGAACACCGACAACATGGCTCTAAGTGGAGAAACTATTGATTATGGGCCTTGTGCCTTCTTGGATACCTATGATCCTGAGACGGTATTCAGTTCCATTGACGTTCAGGGCCGTTATGCCTATGGCAATCAGCCACATATTGCCGCTTGGAATCTCGCGAGATTTGCGGAGACCCTACTGCCACTCTTGCATGACAACGAGAATCAGGCTGTCAAACTGGCAGAGGAGGCCATTTCAGATTTTACAGAGATGTATCACCGTAATTGGCTCACAGGAATGAGGGCGAAGTTGGGGATCTTTAACGAAGAGCAACAGGATGTATCTCTTATTGAGGGCCTTCTCGGTATGATGCAAAAATATGGTGTTGACTACACCAATACCTTCCGTGCTTTAACTTTGGGCAAACCTGAAGATACGCTCCTATTAGGTACTGAGGAATTTGCCCAGTGGCATGAGCTGTGGCAGGCGAGACTAGGCAGACAGGCGGAGTCACTAACCTCCTCGCAACAGCTGATGTACAGCAGCAACCCTGCGTTAATCCCGCGCAACCATAGGGTAGAAGAGGCACTGGAAGCCGCGGTGAAACATGAAGACTACAGTGTGATGGAACGGCTGCTTGAGGTTCTTTCGAACCCTTACGCGTACTCACCCGAACAGGCAGATTACACGACACTGCCTGAAACATCCTCTTGTCAATATCGAACCTTTTGCGGTACTTGA
- a CDS encoding DinB family protein: MDIAFELIESMLVKFRSEKKWTLQALEQLSEEDITSSPTMESNSIANLVAHIRGAAHSRIETILFDIPDTRDREREFEKGLEMSKEQAIKMTREAFDIIIQYLERLQSNPELLMSQPFLNLPPLTYSQVNNETTALNLMIAMVREVHYHTGQIIYAAKMRKGQLVWQYD; encoded by the coding sequence ATGGATATCGCTTTTGAGTTAATTGAAAGTATGTTGGTTAAGTTTAGATCGGAAAAGAAATGGACTCTTCAAGCACTTGAACAATTGTCCGAAGAAGATATTACTTCTTCCCCAACAATGGAAAGTAACAGTATTGCCAATTTAGTTGCTCACATTAGAGGGGCAGCACACTCTCGAATTGAAACAATCCTCTTTGATATTCCTGACACAAGAGATAGAGAGAGGGAATTTGAAAAAGGACTGGAAATGTCAAAAGAACAAGCCATAAAAATGACCAGAGAAGCTTTTGATATTATCATTCAATATCTTGAACGTCTCCAATCGAACCCTGAGTTATTAATGTCACAACCATTTCTTAATTTACCACCTCTTACCTATAGCCAAGTAAATAACGAGACGACAGCTCTCAATCTTATGATAGCGATGGTGAGAGAGGTTCATTATCATACGGGTCAAATCATATATGCTGCAAAAATGAGAAAGGGACAGCTTGTATGGCAATACGATTAA
- a CDS encoding LacI family DNA-binding transcriptional regulator: MMTIKDVAKIAGVSVATVSRVINESGYVNIDTRKKVEAAIRQSNYSPNEVARSLYKRKSKLIGLLLPDITNPFFPQLARGIEDYMQENGYRIIFGNSDENADKELDYIRTFVQNNVVGVISSTNFPDSGAYLEMNIPVVFLDRTSNDSPSVYADGRKGGRLAAQEMVARGSSRITIIQGPAHVKPAQDRFQGAAEALAEMGISYNVIQTSSFSYTEAGQWATELFERFLDTDGVIASNDIVASAVLREAHRLGKTVPEDVQIIGFDDIPLSSLMSPSLSTIRQPARDMGSAAARLLIQLIEQDQVEDKIIQLPVSFIERETTRSRMETSKKG; encoded by the coding sequence ATGATGACAATTAAGGATGTCGCAAAAATTGCCGGCGTTTCGGTGGCCACGGTTTCACGGGTGATCAATGAATCGGGTTATGTCAACATCGATACCCGCAAAAAGGTTGAGGCGGCGATTCGGCAAAGCAATTATTCTCCCAATGAAGTGGCCCGGTCTTTATACAAACGAAAATCCAAGTTAATCGGTTTGCTGCTTCCGGATATTACCAACCCTTTTTTCCCGCAGCTGGCGCGGGGCATCGAAGATTACATGCAGGAGAATGGCTACCGGATTATTTTTGGCAACAGCGATGAGAATGCGGATAAAGAGCTGGATTATATTCGCACCTTTGTCCAGAACAACGTCGTTGGCGTGATATCATCTACGAATTTTCCCGACAGCGGGGCTTATCTGGAAATGAATATTCCGGTCGTCTTCCTGGACCGTACTTCCAATGACAGTCCTTCCGTTTACGCAGATGGCCGTAAGGGCGGACGTCTTGCCGCGCAGGAAATGGTTGCAAGAGGCAGCAGCCGGATTACCATTATCCAAGGACCTGCCCATGTCAAGCCGGCGCAGGACCGATTTCAGGGCGCGGCTGAAGCACTTGCTGAAATGGGGATCAGCTACAATGTGATCCAGACATCATCCTTCTCCTATACCGAAGCGGGGCAATGGGCGACCGAGCTGTTTGAGCGATTTTTGGATACGGACGGTGTTATCGCCAGCAATGATATTGTGGCCTCGGCGGTTCTTCGTGAAGCCCATCGGCTTGGCAAAACCGTGCCGGAGGATGTCCAGATTATCGGATTCGACGATATTCCGCTCAGTAGCCTGATGTCGCCATCCTTGTCCACCATCCGCCAGCCCGCGCGTGACATGGGCAGCGCGGCGGCCCGATTATTGATTCAGCTCATAGAGCAGGATCAGGTGGAAGACAAGATCATTCAGTTGCCCGTCAGCTTCATCGAGCGGGAAACGACCCGAAGCAGAATGGAAACCAGTAAGAAAGGGTGA
- the rbsK gene encoding ribokinase — MAKICVIGSCSMDLVVTASKRPQVGETVLGDNFTTVPGGKGANQAVAAARLGAEVTMIGCIGDDFYGKAILDNFKRNGVVTTYVEPVTYAESGTAHIVLAEGDNSIIVVKGANDHVTPALVERALDAIRSADMVLVQQEIPEETVSYVSSLCHSIHVPLLLNPAPARPLSEAVIEQAAYLTPNEHECSILFSGMNKAEALRKYPGKLFITEGSSGVRYCDGEREVLVPTYQVEAIDTTGAGDTFNAAFAVALAEGGSIQASVKFANRAASLSVTKFGAQGGMPMRAEVEESL, encoded by the coding sequence GTGGCTAAGATTTGTGTGATTGGAAGCTGTTCTATGGATTTGGTGGTGACCGCTTCCAAACGGCCTCAAGTCGGTGAAACGGTTCTGGGAGACAACTTCACCACCGTTCCGGGAGGAAAAGGCGCGAACCAAGCGGTTGCCGCCGCGCGGCTGGGCGCTGAGGTTACGATGATCGGCTGTATCGGTGACGATTTTTACGGCAAAGCGATCCTGGACAATTTTAAAAGAAACGGCGTTGTTACCACCTATGTGGAACCGGTTACATATGCCGAGAGCGGGACGGCCCACATCGTTTTGGCTGAGGGGGACAACAGCATTATCGTAGTCAAAGGCGCCAATGATCACGTTACGCCTGCCCTGGTCGAACGGGCGCTGGACGCTATCCGAAGCGCCGATATGGTTCTGGTGCAGCAAGAAATCCCGGAGGAGACTGTATCGTATGTTAGCAGCCTCTGCCATAGCATCCATGTGCCGCTGCTGCTCAATCCGGCACCCGCCCGTCCGCTTAGTGAAGCGGTGATCGAACAGGCCGCCTACCTGACGCCGAATGAACACGAATGCTCCATTTTGTTCAGCGGGATGAATAAGGCGGAAGCGTTGCGGAAGTATCCGGGCAAGCTTTTTATAACGGAGGGAAGTAGCGGCGTGCGGTATTGCGATGGAGAGCGGGAGGTACTGGTGCCCACTTATCAAGTGGAGGCCATAGATACGACGGGAGCCGGAGATACGTTCAACGCTGCATTTGCCGTGGCTCTGGCCGAAGGCGGCTCCATCCAGGCCAGCGTGAAGTTCGCCAATCGAGCCGCTTCCTTATCCGTTACCAAATTTGGCGCTCAAGGCGGCATGCCTATGAGAGCAGAGGTGGAGGAGAGTCTTTAA
- the rbsD gene encoding D-ribose pyranase, with protein sequence MKKHGILNSHISKILADLGHTDMIVIADIGLPVPAGVPKIDLALKPGVPGFQEVVDVIAEDMVIEKVIVAEELAANNQATSQYVNDKFRGTPIEALSHEQFKQLTQKAKVIIRTGEAKPYANCILQAGVYF encoded by the coding sequence ATGAAGAAACACGGGATATTGAACAGCCATATTTCCAAAATTCTGGCCGACCTGGGCCATACCGACATGATTGTCATAGCGGATATCGGACTACCGGTTCCGGCGGGCGTTCCCAAGATTGACCTGGCCCTTAAACCGGGCGTTCCCGGCTTTCAAGAGGTCGTCGATGTCATAGCCGAGGATATGGTGATCGAGAAGGTAATTGTAGCCGAGGAACTGGCCGCGAATAATCAAGCAACCTCGCAATATGTGAATGACAAGTTCAGGGGAACTCCGATAGAGGCGCTTTCCCATGAGCAATTCAAGCAGCTGACCCAGAAGGCCAAGGTGATTATTCGCACGGGCGAAGCGAAGCCTTACGCGAACTGCATCCTGCAAGCCGGCGTCTATTTTTGA
- a CDS encoding sugar ABC transporter ATP-binding protein — MRIEMKDIYKSFGTNPVLTGVDFELQDGEIHALMGENGAGKSTLMNILIGLHQRDSGTILIDGRETYFANPKEAERNGIAFIHQELNVWPDMTVLENLFIGKERTTALGLLNTNEMKALANEQFRKLSVTIPLNQEAGECSVGEKQMIEIAKALMTHAQVIVMDEPTAALTEREIKKLFEVIASLKKEGVSIVYISHRMEEIFTICDRITVMRDGKTIDTQAIPDTDFDDVVRKMVGRQLTDRFPQRAFQPGEVVLEVKNAFKTGKFKDISFSVRAGEIIGFSGLMGSGRTEIMRALFGLDALDSGEVWVRGQQVAIRNPHDAMQAGIGFVTEDRKDEGLILDFSIRDNMALTNLSSFAPKGVILDKKEKEFADLLIQRLQIKTESSSTPARQLSGGNQQKVVIAKWIGIGLSVLILDEPTRGVDVGAKREIYHLMNELTERGVAILMVSSELPEVLGMSDRILVVHEGEIGGELSRQEATQESIMTLATGGQ; from the coding sequence ATGCGCATCGAAATGAAAGACATTTATAAGTCCTTTGGCACCAACCCGGTTCTCACGGGAGTGGATTTTGAGCTACAGGATGGGGAGATTCATGCCCTGATGGGAGAGAACGGCGCCGGCAAATCCACGCTGATGAACATTCTGATCGGTCTTCATCAACGGGACAGCGGGACTATCCTGATCGATGGTCGGGAAACCTATTTTGCCAACCCCAAAGAAGCGGAGCGTAACGGGATCGCTTTTATCCACCAGGAGCTGAATGTATGGCCGGATATGACGGTCCTGGAGAATCTGTTTATCGGGAAGGAAAGAACCACTGCACTTGGCCTATTGAATACGAACGAAATGAAAGCGCTAGCAAATGAGCAGTTCCGCAAGCTCTCCGTGACGATACCGCTGAACCAGGAGGCCGGGGAATGTTCGGTTGGGGAGAAACAGATGATCGAGATTGCCAAGGCACTCATGACCCATGCTCAGGTTATCGTTATGGATGAACCCACGGCCGCACTGACCGAGCGGGAAATCAAGAAATTATTCGAAGTCATTGCCTCCCTCAAAAAAGAAGGCGTCTCCATCGTCTATATTTCTCATCGGATGGAGGAGATCTTTACGATATGCGACCGGATCACCGTCATGCGGGATGGCAAAACCATAGATACCCAGGCCATACCGGACACGGATTTTGACGATGTGGTCCGGAAAATGGTCGGGCGTCAATTAACGGACCGTTTCCCTCAGCGCGCCTTCCAGCCCGGAGAAGTGGTGCTTGAAGTGAAGAACGCTTTCAAAACGGGGAAATTTAAAGACATTAGCTTCTCGGTGCGGGCCGGTGAAATTATCGGATTCTCTGGATTGATGGGGTCGGGCCGGACGGAAATCATGAGAGCGTTGTTCGGGCTTGATGCTCTGGACAGCGGCGAGGTGTGGGTTCGGGGGCAACAAGTGGCGATCCGTAACCCCCATGATGCGATGCAAGCGGGCATCGGCTTCGTTACGGAGGACCGTAAGGATGAGGGTCTAATTCTTGATTTCTCCATCCGCGACAATATGGCACTGACGAATTTATCCAGCTTCGCCCCCAAGGGTGTAATTCTGGACAAGAAGGAAAAAGAGTTCGCGGATCTGCTCATTCAGCGCCTTCAGATCAAGACGGAGTCCTCATCCACGCCGGCGCGTCAGCTCTCGGGAGGCAATCAGCAGAAAGTGGTTATCGCCAAATGGATCGGCATCGGCCTAAGCGTGCTGATCCTGGATGAACCCACACGCGGCGTCGACGTGGGAGCCAAGAGGGAAATCTATCATCTCATGAACGAGTTAACCGAACGCGGCGTTGCGATCCTTATGGTGTCCTCTGAGCTGCCCGAGGTTCTGGGGATGAGCGACCGGATATTAGTGGTCCATGAAGGGGAAATCGGCGGAGAACTATCCCGGCAGGAAGCTACGCAGGAAAGCATTATGACATTAGCCACAGGGGGGCAATAG
- a CDS encoding ABC transporter permease subunit yields MTTITDGREKKNLRVGQIIQKLGPLLGLFILVLIVSLLNPSFLEPLNILNLLRQVAINALIAFGMTFVILTGGIDLSVGSILALSSAFMANLLLAGWNPILAIIGGCVLGGAIGMVNGLMITKGKMAPFIATLATMTIFRGLTLVYTDGNPITGLGDSMTFQLFGRGYFMGIPVPAVTMIIVFALLWIVLHKTPFGRKTYAIGGNEKASIISGIKVDRIKIMIYSLVGMLSALAGAILTSRLNSAQPTAGTSYELDAIAAVVLGGTSLTGGRGRIVGTLIGALIIGILNNGLNLLGVSSFYQMVVKGIVIAIAVLIDRKKAV; encoded by the coding sequence ATGACAACAATTACGGATGGCAGAGAAAAAAAGAATTTGCGGGTGGGGCAGATTATACAGAAGCTGGGTCCGCTGCTGGGGTTGTTCATTCTTGTTCTCATCGTGTCCTTGCTGAATCCGAGCTTTCTGGAGCCCCTTAATATACTGAATTTGCTCCGGCAAGTCGCCATCAATGCGCTGATCGCTTTTGGGATGACCTTTGTCATTCTGACAGGCGGAATTGATCTATCGGTGGGTTCCATTCTCGCACTCTCCAGTGCCTTCATGGCAAATTTGCTGTTGGCGGGCTGGAATCCCATACTGGCGATTATAGGTGGCTGTGTATTGGGCGGAGCGATAGGAATGGTCAACGGCCTGATGATTACCAAAGGCAAAATGGCGCCGTTCATCGCCACTCTGGCGACCATGACGATTTTTCGAGGATTGACTCTTGTCTATACGGATGGCAACCCGATAACGGGTCTTGGAGACAGCATGACGTTCCAATTGTTTGGCCGCGGGTACTTCATGGGTATTCCCGTTCCGGCTGTTACGATGATTATCGTGTTCGCTTTGTTGTGGATAGTGCTGCACAAAACGCCGTTCGGCCGCAAGACCTACGCCATCGGCGGCAATGAGAAGGCCTCCATTATTTCAGGGATTAAGGTAGACCGTATCAAAATTATGATTTATTCGCTGGTCGGCATGCTGTCGGCATTGGCCGGGGCCATCCTGACTTCCCGATTGAATTCGGCCCAGCCAACGGCGGGAACCTCCTATGAGCTTGACGCCATCGCGGCGGTTGTACTGGGAGGCACCAGCTTGACCGGGGGCCGCGGACGCATTGTTGGTACCTTGATCGGTGCGCTAATTATCGGAATTCTGAACAATGGGCTGAATCTGCTGGGCGTCTCTTCTTTCTACCAGATGGTCGTCAAAGGGATTGTCATTGCGATTGCCGTACTGATTGACCGCAAGAAAGCCGTATAA
- the rbsB gene encoding ribose ABC transporter substrate-binding protein RbsB, translating to MKKLALVLTSILLLMMTGCSLEPPEWAKPNNEGNAQNLKIGLSLSTLNNPFFVSLKDGVTAEAKKQGVEILVIDAQNDSAKQNNDVEDLMQKGVDALLINPVDSSAISTSVQSANSLNIPVITLDRSADQGEVKALVASDNIKGGNMAAEYIVQKLGKGAKVIELEGSPGASATRERGKGFHELADTQLDVIAKQTADFDRIKGLTVMENLLEGNPGVQAVFAHNDEMALGAIEAIQSSGKNIPVIGFDGNKDALASIEAGKLTGTIAQQPELIGQLAVQAAKDVLDGQTVKPMIPAPLKLVLKEQ from the coding sequence ATGAAAAAACTCGCTTTAGTCCTGACGTCCATACTGCTGTTGATGATGACCGGCTGCTCCCTGGAGCCCCCCGAGTGGGCTAAACCTAATAATGAAGGCAACGCGCAAAATTTGAAAATCGGCTTATCCCTGTCAACCCTGAACAATCCCTTCTTCGTGTCCCTCAAAGACGGCGTAACGGCGGAGGCGAAGAAGCAAGGGGTGGAGATCCTGGTTATCGACGCTCAGAACGACTCTGCCAAGCAGAACAACGATGTGGAGGATCTGATGCAAAAAGGGGTGGACGCACTGTTGATCAACCCTGTGGATTCATCGGCAATCTCGACATCGGTCCAGTCGGCCAACAGCCTGAATATCCCGGTTATTACACTGGATCGCTCGGCGGATCAAGGAGAAGTCAAAGCCCTGGTCGCGTCGGACAACATTAAAGGCGGAAACATGGCGGCCGAATATATCGTCCAGAAGTTGGGCAAGGGCGCGAAGGTCATTGAGCTGGAAGGATCGCCGGGTGCATCGGCCACCCGTGAACGGGGCAAGGGATTCCATGAACTCGCGGATACCCAGCTAGATGTCATTGCGAAGCAAACAGCCGATTTCGACCGCATCAAAGGATTGACCGTTATGGAGAACCTGCTCGAAGGAAATCCGGGCGTGCAGGCGGTCTTCGCCCACAATGACGAGATGGCCCTGGGTGCGATTGAAGCGATCCAGAGCTCGGGCAAAAATATTCCCGTTATCGGGTTTGACGGCAACAAAGACGCGCTTGCTTCCATTGAGGCGGGCAAATTGACCGGAACCATCGCCCAACAGCCCGAATTAATCGGCCAGCTGGCCGTTCAAGCCGCCAAGGATGTGCTGGACGGGCAAACCGTGAAGCCGATGATTCCCGCACCGCTGAAGCTGGTCTTGAAAGAGCAATAG
- a CDS encoding GNAT family N-acetyltransferase, with protein MAAEIVRVTTEEQLQLGLAIRTKVFVEEQKVPMQEEVDEYDVISPNVQHMLIMDHGVPVATGRMIYYQNDSAKMQRIAVLKEYRAYGYGRVLLMALEEYARELGLKASILDGQCQAEVFYAKQGYEVISTEPFYDAGILHVRMRKAL; from the coding sequence ATGGCTGCAGAAATTGTACGAGTGACTACAGAGGAACAACTTCAATTGGGACTGGCTATCCGCACCAAGGTGTTCGTCGAGGAGCAGAAGGTGCCGATGCAGGAAGAGGTTGACGAATATGACGTCATCAGTCCGAATGTGCAGCATATGCTGATTATGGATCACGGCGTGCCGGTAGCGACGGGTCGGATGATTTATTACCAGAACGATTCAGCCAAAATGCAGCGGATTGCTGTGCTGAAGGAATACCGGGCTTATGGGTACGGCCGCGTGCTGCTGATGGCGCTGGAGGAGTATGCGCGTGAGCTGGGCCTCAAGGCGTCCATCCTGGATGGACAGTGCCAGGCGGAAGTTTTTTATGCCAAGCAGGGATATGAAGTGATTTCAACGGAGCCGTTCTATGATGCGGGCATTCTTCATGTGCGTATGAGAAAGGCGTTATAG
- a CDS encoding DUF3892 domain-containing protein, translated as MMDNERESFVAAQKNGDGDLTSFQTSSGRVLAYEQALQEVQAGRIAGVNVFKGKDGEMYIRGDADGDPTNNLDQLPSF; from the coding sequence ATGATGGACAATGAACGCGAAAGTTTTGTAGCCGCCCAGAAGAATGGAGACGGTGATCTGACCAGCTTCCAGACTTCATCCGGACGTGTGCTCGCTTATGAGCAGGCTCTGCAGGAGGTGCAGGCCGGCAGAATCGCCGGAGTGAATGTTTTTAAAGGCAAGGATGGGGAAATGTATATCCGTGGTGACGCCGATGGAGATCCTACGAACAACCTGGATCAGCTGCCGTCATTCTAA
- a CDS encoding copper amine oxidase translates to MTRWKKVAVCVFVFSLMGGSFLFADTVTQKIRVWSNGKEIADGGYVIDGKTFISAREAGGIVSLDGSGKVSILRPNVHIVLFKGDTVFGNVKLGKLKFKVLSQVDSLTDSVSSVKIAITDPSGNVKDIDTRDMEGAKMADFWFPTSEFTYDFKESGKYKVGFYIKATKGSDYVLVSEKVITTMN, encoded by the coding sequence ATGACTAGATGGAAAAAAGTAGCGGTGTGTGTATTCGTGTTTTCGCTCATGGGCGGTTCTTTCTTGTTCGCAGATACCGTCACGCAGAAAATCCGGGTATGGAGCAACGGCAAGGAAATTGCGGATGGCGGCTATGTGATTGATGGGAAGACATTTATTTCCGCAAGAGAAGCCGGCGGCATTGTCAGTCTGGATGGTTCCGGTAAGGTGAGCATCCTCAGACCCAATGTTCATATCGTACTCTTCAAAGGAGATACCGTCTTCGGCAATGTGAAGCTGGGCAAGCTTAAATTCAAGGTACTCTCCCAGGTAGACAGCCTGACCGATTCGGTCTCCTCGGTGAAGATCGCCATTACCGACCCTTCAGGAAACGTGAAGGATATTGATACCCGTGATATGGAAGGCGCCAAGATGGCGGATTTCTGGTTCCCCACTTCGGAATTTACTTATGATTTCAAGGAGAGCGGCAAGTATAAGGTAGGCTTCTACATTAAGGCCACCAAGGGCTCGGATTACGTACTTGTGTCTGAGAAAGTAATCACTACAATGAATTAG
- a CDS encoding DUF1292 domain-containing protein — protein sequence MSDHKHEHGHEHGEACGCGHDHDHEHEEFVLTLTNEQGEDVEMVLVETFDVEEKLYALLLERENPEADGIILRLEEENEEMVLYNIEDEAEWKAVEEAYNEMLAQQQ from the coding sequence ATGAGCGATCACAAACATGAGCATGGCCATGAACATGGTGAAGCATGCGGTTGCGGACATGATCACGACCATGAGCACGAGGAGTTTGTGCTGACCTTGACGAATGAGCAGGGCGAAGATGTGGAAATGGTGCTGGTGGAAACGTTTGATGTAGAAGAGAAGCTGTATGCTTTGCTGCTGGAACGTGAAAACCCTGAGGCAGACGGCATTATTCTGCGCTTGGAAGAAGAGAATGAAGAAATGGTGCTGTACAATATCGAAGATGAAGCTGAATGGAAAGCCGTTGAAGAAGCTTACAACGAGATGCTTGCCCAGCAACAATAG